A stretch of the Borreliella spielmanii genome encodes the following:
- the murD gene encoding UDP-N-acetylmuramoyl-L-alanine--D-glutamate ligase, translating to MRLDEIKNLNFLVMGLGLNGGGVALARFLLKHGAKLVITDLKSEAELALSIDSLRDFNDQIRYVLGKHDVNDFKKADIVVKNPSVKPNNKYLKLAKRVETDISLFLIFNKNPIIAVTGTKGKSTLVSLLYRVLKKKYPKVKLGGNIGVSPLSFFDQLDGRSPLILELSSWQLQSLENFNPILSIITNVYNDHQNYYSNFDDYIVDKSKIFINQTSGIVIIQDKAYYKYFSKFESKAKVILFSEFNPCDFDQDIFYSNKGEVYFNDKLIGSFYESKTVLMTPKLIAFFVSYYLNIDLNHALQILNNFKGIEHRLEFVKLVQNVLFYNDTASTIPDSTVLSVKSLKTNVGCINLIVGGTDKNLDFSSFSKIINLVKAWILIKGSATVKIINILKKSSIQYFVFDSLKDAVNYAFKISSPGDIVLFSPASASFELFNNEFDRGLQFKKLVNMLA from the coding sequence GTGCGTTTAGACGAAATTAAAAATTTGAATTTTTTAGTCATGGGGTTAGGGCTTAATGGAGGAGGAGTAGCTCTTGCTAGATTTTTATTAAAGCATGGAGCAAAGTTAGTAATTACTGATCTTAAAAGCGAGGCAGAGTTAGCTTTAAGTATTGATTCTTTAAGAGATTTTAATGATCAAATTAGGTATGTTTTAGGTAAACACGATGTAAACGATTTTAAAAAAGCCGATATTGTTGTAAAAAATCCCAGTGTTAAACCCAATAATAAATATTTAAAGCTTGCAAAACGAGTTGAAACGGATATTAGTTTATTTTTAATATTTAATAAGAACCCTATAATTGCAGTAACAGGTACTAAAGGCAAATCAACTCTTGTGTCTCTTTTGTATCGGGTTTTGAAAAAAAAATATCCAAAAGTAAAACTTGGGGGGAATATTGGTGTATCTCCTTTAAGTTTTTTTGACCAACTTGATGGAAGATCTCCTTTGATTTTAGAGCTTTCTTCTTGGCAGTTGCAATCTTTAGAGAATTTTAATCCTATTCTTAGCATTATTACAAATGTTTACAACGATCACCAAAATTATTATTCAAATTTTGATGATTATATTGTCGATAAGTCAAAAATTTTTATAAATCAAACTTCAGGAATTGTGATTATTCAGGATAAGGCTTATTACAAATATTTTTCAAAGTTTGAATCAAAAGCCAAAGTTATTTTATTTTCCGAATTTAATCCTTGTGATTTTGATCAAGATATTTTTTATTCTAATAAGGGCGAAGTATATTTTAATGACAAGTTGATTGGAAGTTTTTATGAGTCAAAAACAGTTTTAATGACCCCCAAGCTTATTGCTTTTTTTGTTTCGTATTATTTAAATATAGACCTTAATCATGCGCTTCAGATTTTAAATAATTTCAAAGGCATTGAGCATAGATTAGAGTTTGTTAAATTGGTTCAAAATGTATTGTTTTATAATGATACAGCTTCAACTATTCCTGATTCTACGGTTTTGTCTGTTAAAAGTTTAAAGACAAATGTTGGTTGTATTAACTTAATTGTTGGGGGAACTGATAAAAATCTTGATTTTTCAAGTTTTAGCAAGATTATAAATCTTGTAAAAGCTTGGATATTGATAAAAGGAAGTGCAACTGTAAAAATTATTAATATTTTGAAAAAAAGTAGCATACAATATTTTGTATTTGATTCTTTAAAAGATGCAGTAAATTATGCTTTTAAAATTTCAAGTCCGGGTGACATTGTGTTATTTTCTCCTGCTAGTGCTTCTTTTGAGCTTTTTAATAATGAGTTTGATAGGGGCTTGCAATTCAAAAAATTAGTTAATATGCTTGCTTAA
- the metG gene encoding methionine--tRNA ligase, translating to MKKMNLVTAALPYVNNIPHLGNLVQVLSADAFARYSKMSGIETLYVCGTDEYGTATETKALIEKTAPLELCNKYYEIHKSIYKWFNIEFDIFGRTTNKHHQEIVQNFFLKLEKNGYIKERETEQFFCNKDSIFLADRYVIGECPKCQSTAKGDQCENCSKLLNPIDLINPKCIICKNKPILKKTNHLYIDLPKIKTKLEKWIKNSTTNKNWNTNALKMTNAFLRDGLKERAITRDLKWGIPVPKKGYENKVFYVWFDAPIGYISITKNIVKNWESWWKNNEQVNLVQFIGKDNILFHTIIFPCIEIGSKENWTILNQLSSSEYLNYENLKFSKSEGTGIFGNDAISTGIPSDVWRFYIYYNRPEKSDFQFMWQDLMERVNTELIDNFSNLVNRVLTFQKKFFGDILETIEIQHKFWKQITPKYNKILNLFKKTELKSALKEILQISSFGNKIFQDNEPWKKKDSAPQETKELILNLIYLIRDLSILMMPFIPETSKKIQKFFGNSYQFSTKILGTKSGIKKIEFVEILFNKLEQKKINDLRLKYSGEKNMNEKEQPENLFREKVLLKVVKINKIERNSEAKNLFILKLDAGTNREKQIVSSLEGHYTEEELLGKHIIIVDNLKPAKFRGIKSEGMLIAAEDKNKNFKVIIVEDSIENPTAGERIILENDKNKDPICPPKIDINKFSKANIVTENGELKINGINLILEHSKNKILSKDIPNGIVC from the coding sequence ATGAAAAAAATGAATCTAGTTACAGCTGCTCTACCCTATGTTAATAACATTCCTCATCTTGGAAATTTAGTGCAAGTATTATCAGCCGATGCTTTTGCAAGATATTCAAAAATGTCGGGAATTGAAACTCTTTATGTCTGTGGAACAGACGAATATGGAACAGCTACAGAAACTAAAGCCTTAATTGAGAAGACCGCCCCTTTAGAACTTTGCAACAAATATTATGAAATACATAAATCAATTTACAAATGGTTCAATATTGAATTTGATATCTTTGGTCGCACAACTAATAAGCACCATCAAGAAATTGTACAAAATTTTTTCCTAAAATTAGAAAAAAATGGTTATATAAAAGAGCGAGAAACTGAACAATTTTTTTGCAACAAAGATTCAATATTCTTAGCTGATAGATATGTAATAGGAGAATGCCCAAAGTGCCAAAGCACGGCTAAAGGGGATCAGTGCGAAAACTGTTCTAAGCTTTTAAATCCAATAGACCTAATAAATCCAAAATGCATAATTTGTAAAAACAAACCTATTTTAAAAAAAACCAATCATCTTTATATAGATCTTCCCAAAATAAAAACAAAACTAGAAAAATGGATAAAAAATTCAACTACCAACAAAAATTGGAATACCAATGCACTTAAAATGACTAATGCTTTTTTAAGAGATGGTCTTAAAGAAAGAGCAATTACAAGAGACCTAAAATGGGGAATTCCTGTTCCTAAAAAAGGCTATGAAAATAAAGTATTTTATGTCTGGTTTGATGCCCCAATAGGATATATTTCAATTACCAAAAACATTGTAAAAAATTGGGAATCTTGGTGGAAAAACAATGAACAAGTAAATCTTGTCCAATTTATTGGAAAAGACAATATATTGTTTCACACAATTATATTCCCTTGCATAGAAATTGGAAGTAAAGAAAATTGGACAATATTAAATCAACTCTCATCAAGCGAGTACTTAAATTACGAAAATCTTAAATTTTCAAAATCAGAAGGAACAGGGATTTTTGGAAACGATGCTATTAGCACAGGAATCCCTTCTGATGTTTGGCGATTTTATATCTATTACAACAGACCTGAAAAATCTGATTTTCAATTTATGTGGCAAGATCTTATGGAAAGAGTAAATACAGAGCTTATTGATAATTTTTCAAATCTTGTCAACAGAGTATTAACATTTCAAAAAAAATTCTTTGGAGATATATTAGAAACAATAGAAATTCAACATAAATTTTGGAAACAAATAACACCAAAATACAATAAAATACTAAATCTTTTTAAAAAGACAGAACTAAAATCTGCACTCAAAGAAATCCTTCAAATTTCATCTTTTGGAAACAAAATATTTCAAGACAACGAGCCTTGGAAAAAAAAAGACAGTGCTCCACAAGAAACAAAAGAGCTAATCTTAAATTTAATATACCTAATCAGGGACTTGTCTATTTTAATGATGCCATTCATTCCTGAAACAAGCAAAAAGATACAAAAATTCTTTGGTAATAGCTATCAATTTTCTACCAAAATTCTTGGAACTAAATCGGGAATTAAAAAAATTGAATTCGTAGAAATATTATTTAATAAACTAGAGCAAAAAAAAATCAATGATTTAAGGCTAAAATATTCAGGAGAAAAAAACATGAACGAAAAAGAACAACCAGAAAACTTATTTAGAGAAAAAGTACTCTTAAAGGTTGTAAAAATAAATAAAATAGAAAGAAATTCCGAGGCTAAAAACTTATTCATATTAAAACTAGATGCCGGAACTAATAGAGAGAAACAAATAGTAAGTAGTCTTGAGGGGCATTATACAGAAGAAGAGCTTTTAGGCAAACATATAATAATAGTAGATAATTTAAAGCCTGCAAAGTTTAGGGGAATAAAATCCGAAGGAATGCTAATAGCTGCTGAAGACAAAAATAAAAATTTTAAAGTTATAATCGTAGAAGATTCAATTGAAAATCCTACTGCTGGGGAGAGAATAATACTTGAAAACGACAAAAATAAAGATCCTATCTGCCCGCCTAAAATTGACATAAATAAATTTTCAAAAGCTAACATAGTAACAGAAAACGGAGAGCTTAAAATAAACGGAATAAACTTAATATTAGAACATTCTAAGAACAAAATATTATCTAAAGATATACCGAACGGAATAGTTTGTTAA
- a CDS encoding lipid II:glycine glycyltransferase FemX has protein sequence MIIKKIEIKEIEENYLQSELWALIKTTKNSNWKALAFKSDVLGKIVVMQRRLFKNFYLAYIPHPEFSNKTLENINIDKISKNIKEFSIKIKPYLHKNTIFLRFDLMYYYQRTLNDTYSPLKIKIKYLKKSFDDIQPSNTTILNLNNSLENILLNMKKKTRYNIKLSTKKNLNIIIDDKFEHLNTFYKLYKETSKRDKFAIHSEEYIQNLIKIFKQDKNAQIKLIIAFYNKIIISGIIVGIYKEKAVYLYGASSTEYRNLMPNYAVQFKAIQILKKLEIKEYDLLGIPPIANKNHPLFGLFGFKTGFGGNIIHRVGCYDFTYKNFIYKIYANLEKLRYFYYKVIRKKI, from the coding sequence ATGATTATTAAAAAAATAGAAATAAAAGAAATAGAAGAAAATTATCTTCAAAGCGAACTGTGGGCATTAATAAAAACAACAAAAAACAGTAATTGGAAAGCCTTAGCATTTAAAAGTGATGTTCTTGGAAAAATTGTTGTAATGCAAAGAAGACTGTTTAAAAATTTTTACTTAGCATACATTCCCCATCCAGAATTTTCAAACAAAACTCTTGAAAACATTAATATTGATAAAATTAGCAAAAATATTAAAGAATTTAGCATAAAAATAAAACCTTACTTACATAAAAATACAATTTTTTTAAGATTTGATTTAATGTATTATTATCAAAGAACACTAAATGACACATACTCTCCACTAAAAATTAAAATCAAATATCTAAAAAAATCATTTGACGACATACAGCCTTCAAATACAACAATATTAAACTTAAATAATTCTCTTGAGAATATTTTGCTTAACATGAAAAAAAAAACAAGATATAACATAAAGCTCAGCACAAAAAAAAATCTGAATATAATAATAGATGATAAATTTGAACATTTAAATACATTTTACAAACTCTATAAAGAAACTAGCAAAAGAGATAAATTTGCTATTCACTCAGAAGAATATATACAAAACCTCATTAAAATATTCAAACAAGACAAAAATGCTCAAATAAAATTGATAATTGCATTTTACAATAAAATAATTATCTCCGGAATAATAGTAGGAATTTACAAAGAAAAAGCGGTTTATCTTTATGGGGCTTCTAGTACAGAATATAGAAATTTAATGCCCAATTATGCAGTACAATTTAAAGCAATACAAATTTTAAAAAAATTAGAAATAAAAGAATACGATTTATTAGGAATCCCCCCAATTGCAAATAAAAATCATCCCTTATTTGGTCTTTTTGGATTTAAAACAGGATTTGGGGGAAATATTATTCACAGAGTTGGCTGTTATGATTTTACTTACAAAAATTTTATTTATAAGATTTATGCAAATCTTGAAAAACTTAGATACTTTTATTATAAAGTAATAAGAAAAAAAATTTAA